The genomic stretch CATTTGATCGCCATCTTGTTCCCCCTCTTCTATCAGCTTGTCGTTAATGCGGACCAGACCCATTTCATAAGCTCTCTCAATTACGGAGCCCGCCTCTTCCAGTGTTTCAGGCTGTGCAATAAACAGTTCCATTAACACGGGCATGCTAAAACCGGAATACACCAGGATGTCAGGCGCTGTCAAGGCTAAGTAAGTGGCTGCCTTGGCCGGTGTCCCTCCATAAATATCTGTTAAGATCAAAATTCCTGACCCTTTGTCTTCATAGGAAGCATAGAGATCCAGCAGCTCCTTAAGACACTGGTCGTAGCTTTTATCCGCTGTCACGGAAATGACATCAACATATTTTGCAATATCTCCAATGATCAATCCGGCCGTATTTAATGCCTCCTGGGCATACAGGCCATGACTTGCCAGAATGATACGAATTCCCATATCTATCGCTTCTCCCCTGTTTTTTATTTCTGCAGGCAATGAACCGGTATTTGACTAAACCAGTATACCGGCCATTGCCAGCAAAGTTCCCACAATCAAGATGCCGAAAATAAGAAGGATCAGATATTTTCTCGGCATCCGGCTGTGAAGCTTATAAAGCCCTATGGTGAACAAAAGAGGAAGCAGCTTTGGCAGGATCCCGTCTAAAAGAGCCTGAATGTTTACGATGGTCTCATTGATGACGATTTCTGTCCCCACATTGATCTTCACATAATTTCCTATAAGCGCACCCAGCACGATCACACCTACCATGGTGGATATATTTATGATTTTCTGGATCACCTTTGCCTGCTCCCCGCTCTGAACAAATTCGATCCCTTTTTCATATCCCATGATGGTGCCGAAATATTTAACCCCAATGTTGATGCCATTGTAAATCAGGAACATCAGAATAGGGCCAATTAAATTTCCCTGCAGGGCATAAGCCGCACCGATACTTCCTGCAATGGCCTGGATGGTGATTTTAAATACGCTATCTCCGATTCCCGCCAAAGGCCCCATCATGCCTGCTTTTACTGCAACTACTGCTTCTTTTTCGTCCACTTCCGTGGTTTCCTCAATGGCCGCAGTGATCCCAAGGATCATACCCGTAGCCGTATTTTGAGAGAGGAAATAAGCCAGATGCCTTTGCATGGCCTCTACCCTGGCGGCTTTTCCCGCATCCTTATAAACCTTTTTTAATACCGGCGCCAATGCAGTAATGAATCCAATGGCCTGGGCATTACTTGAGGTTACGGTAATTCCAAGGCCGAAAATCTGCAGACGCCAATAGACCGCATTTAAATCCTTACGGGTTATTTTTATGTAGCTTCCTTTTGCCTGTGTATTGGGATTATCCAGCCCCACTGCTCTATCTTTCCCAGCACTCATAAGTCATAACCTCCATCCTCGTCATCTCCGCGCCCTGATACGGTCACCGGTGTTTCATTCTGACGGTCCTTTATCTCCATCATAACGGAATACAGCATAGCAAATGCCAGGGAAATCAAGGTCACCGGCAAAATTCCAAGTCCCAGATAGGTGGAGGCCACAAAACCAAAAATCAGGAAAGGCCACATAAAGCCCTTCATCATCATTGTCATGAGGATGGATAAGCCCACTGCCGGCAATATTCCGGAGGCAGTACTTAAACCCTTTAAAATATTGCTGGGAATGACATTTAAAATCTTATCCACGACCCCTGCAGAAAAATAAACCACAAGAAATGTTGGAACTGCCCGCAGCAAAAACTGGAATGCAATGGCCACATAATTCACCATTAAAATGCTGTCAAATTCCCCGGTCAGAGCCAGCCTGTCTGCCCATACTGCAAAGAACTGGCGGACGAAGTCAAAGATTAAAAGAAGCTGCTGGGACAAAACCGCCACCGTCGTAGCCGCGGCCACCCCTGCCGCGATCCCTTCAGCCGTTGCCCCTGTGCTCGTGATGGAAATGGTCGTTCCAACGATGGTTCCGATAATCATATCCGGCGTCTTATAACCGGCCATATTTCCCAGTCCCATCCACATAAGTTCCAAGGTTGCAGAAATAATCAGCCCTGTCTTTACATCCCCTAATATGATTCCTACGATCGGACCTACCAGCAAAGGTCTCCGAAGCATTTGCGGGCCCTGATCGTCAAATGAACAATACCCGGCCCATACCGCTATAAGTAGCGCCTGCCAAACTGCCATAATTGTATACCCCCTTTGTTTGATATAAAAAAAATATCATAGAACGTCCCTCACCTCAACGTTTACTTTCATCATTGAACCCGCATAAAATTAGCAGGAAATATTTGCGCCTTATTGCGCAGAAAAATAGGGCAAGACATGTCTGTGGGGATCAGCCATCAATAAGATGGCGCAGTTCAGAATCCCCGTTCTTCACCTCCACCAGCCCTTTCCTTAAGTCCAGAAGAATGAAATGGATCTCCTTGATTGCCGCTCCATTTAACAAGACCTCCTCTTTAAGACAGAAGATATAGTACTGCTGATGAGGCTCGGTTCCTGTAAAAATATTGATGTACTTTTTCTTTTCTTTCGCTACATAATCCGTATGGTAAATGGCGCTGTGAATTAATTTATAAAACCCCAGTTTCGTATAGCCGGGAGCAATATGTTCCCGCCAGAAATAATCCGCAATGGTTTCTGCCAGGTCTTCTATCCCACAGTCCAGCCCCACCATATCCGGGGATCCCATGTAATTTAAAATGGCTCCCACTTTTCTCTTCTTTGAAATAACTTTTGCCCAGATGTCATAAGAAAACTTGTTGAAAAAATCGTAATAGTAAATAGGTATAGGTAAATAATCCGATTTGAATTTCAGCCCTGCCGGCAAAAAGACGTAATCATACTTTGAATAATCAAGCCCCCCAGTTTCGTATAAATAATGGGAATGAAAATGAATATTCAATTCATCAGCATTTAACCTAAGCCTCCTTATGATCGTTGAATCAGCTGCCCTTCCTATTTCATTGATCAGAATGACATTGGTTGGCTCATACTGGTTCCGGATGCGGTAGACTAGATTATAGATCAGAATGATCATCTCGTAGTACATCATGTCCTGTATCTCATCGGTTCTGTGCCCCGGAAGCTCATTGTAAATATAATTTGCCAAAGCCTGGGAGGAAATCATCCGGTTAGTTCTGCATTTTATGGAATAGGGAAATTCCAGCTCCACAATGCCCCACCTGTTTCTCAGCCGCCATTTGCAAAAAAACAGGAGAAGGTGGTCACTGACCTCTTTATAGTGAGTAAGGTCCAAAAATATGCTGTCCTTTAAAAATTTCATAACCTCTTGATAGGTTTCCAGACCCTCGGGCGCTGTTTTCATAAAGCTTTCCTCAGCCCCGTCTTCAAACAATTCCCGGTTGCTCAATAGAAAAACTGCCATGTAATAGTATTCGGCAAGCTCCTTGCCCTCTCCTAAAATTCTTTGCCCCACAGAAAATTCCTCTAGTTTTTCAAGCTGAGGCGGGAAATCCTGAGGCTTCATAGTTCCACAGCCTGATCTTAAAGGCAAAACCGCCAGATAAAGGACCAGCCTTTGAAATCCCGTATCAGGCACCCGGTACCCGGTTTCATATAAAACTGATTTCAGCCTTGCAATGTTCTTCCTGATGTCTTCTATGGCAATGCCGTATTCCTTTAAACAGTGAAATAGAAAGATGTTCTGCTGGGAATCATTATAAATATCACAAAAGTCCATCAGACAGGAACGGATGGCAAGCTCTTCTCCCGTCACCTTCATTCCGTGATAAGGGATGGAAACAATCTGTATCTGGTAAAACAGCAAGTATTTTCTTACGGTTCTCATATCCTTATTCAGAGTTGCAAGGCTTATGTTAAGCAAATCGGCCAGTTCTTCTGCCTTTATGCCGTTGACGGAGGACACAAGGCGGCGGATGATATGCTGAACCCTTTCCTTACGGCCCAAAAGCCTGTTTAAGGACAGATTCAGATAGCCATAGCAGGAACGTTTCAGCTCATCGATCCAAGACTTATCTTCAGGAAAATACTCCAGAAAATATCCTTTTCCCCTCTTATTGCGTATCCTTACATTGGATCTGCCGTATTGTTTCAGCTTATCATTCAGGGATGCTATTTCTATCTGCACCGTACGCTGGGAAATATCAAACATTTCCATAATCTTCTCATTTTCCACATAACTGTTCTCCAAAAGCATGTTTAAAACACTGATTTCCTTGAAGCTGCAATCAAGCATAAAACCACCTTAGAGGCTGACCTTTGTATTTGCGTCAAAACCTTTCCTTCCTGTATTTCTTTTTTACAGGCACTTTCTATGTACTCTGACTGCCCCATAAAATAAACAGGGCAGTTTTTGAGTTTATCGTATATTGTTAAGCGATGAAACCCAAACAATTACTTAAACCAAAACCTGCCTCTATATAATTCTATCATCTATTTCGGAAACTAACAATTATTTATTTTTTTCGCTTAGAGCAAAAAAATAAGCCGGATTTTCCTTTTTTAATTTGAGGATCCGACTTATTCTACTTTAGTTTTATGTTTATTCTACCGGAATCACCAAATCCTTATATTGGTCAATGGTATTTTCACCGGTCCATTTCTCCGCAATTTTCCCTAAGGTTCCATCCGCAAACATAGACTTTAACGCCTCGTCAAATTTATCAATAAATTCATCAGGCACCGACTGGTTAAATACCTGATAAACATCTTCTACAATTACCGGTTCATCAGAAAGAGTAAGGTTTTCCAGATTCAAATCTTTTTGTACCGTATCGTAAGAACTTTTATAGATCAAAAGTACATTTCTTTGATTGGTGGCAATCTGCTGCAAGTTGTCAGCCGCAGTAGTGTCGCCCGATGTATCCACAATATTAATTTCCTTTCCGGGATTGGCTGCATTGTATGTATCTATGATTTCTTTCTCATAGGAGGTAGAAGCAAATTCCAGTGTCTCTCCTGCTATGTCTGACAATGTCTGCAGATTGTCTTCTTTTCTGCCCGCCAAATACATAGGGCTTAAGGCGTAATACTGAGCAGGGAATTTATAGGTTTCTTTTCGGGCGGCACTTGCCACATATTGACCGGAGCCGAAATCAATGCTTCCCGCCTGCAAAGCCGCAAACAGAGCCGGAGACGCATCAAACCCTACAATTTCCACTTCATAACCGTCAATGCGGTTAAATGCCTCAGTGACAACGTCTTCCTCCAATCCGATCAGATTCCCTTTATCGTCTGTGTAGGAAAAAGGGAGGTGCGCCTGCTTTACACCGCAGCGAAGTACGATCGGTTCCGCGTTCGTGTTCGCTTCTGCCTCCGTTTTCACTTCTGATGCCGCTTCGTTTTTTACGTCCGTTTGGGCTGCTGTTTTTGTATCTGCCAGCTTTCCTGTGCTGCAGCCGCTTAGCCATAGCGCTGCGGCCAGCACTGTAATAATTAATGCACTTTGTTTTCCTTTCATAATCTTTCTCCTTTTTATATTTTAATCTTTATAAAACCATGTTAATAATGATTGTACATATCCTCCATCAGTGAAATACACCCCCGGATACCAATATGTGATTTGTTTAAAATCTCCTTATCCAAACAGGGAGCGGATACGGTCACAAAGAATGAGTCCAGTTTCTTTGCAATATTCTTTTCATAGGTACTCCCAAGGAGGAGTGTGGCCTTTCCCTGATATTTTTCCGCTATCTGTTCCACTAAGTACACGTCGTTTTCAAAGTATACTTCTGCTTTTCTGTCACAGACCAAAGCTTTGATATGAGCTTCAATTTCTGATTGAAATTTGTCGGGTACACTATCTGTACAAATCACAGCCAACGGAATGTGTCCATGATCGTTCGTCAGAAATCTGGAGATTCCCAATACAAAATTGCTCTCACCCACTAAAATATATCTGTGACGTTCAAAATTGCCCATAAGAGAATCAAAATATTCATACACATACTGTTGTTCTTCTAAAATCACTTTATCAACCAAAGCTTTCTCAAGATTCAATTGCTCTGCTATCTGACGGATCAAGTCTGCCACTGCCGTGGGGCCTATGGGCATCCCGGGATAATTCAGAGTAGGGATACCAAACGTTTTCTCGTAATAAGCATCCAGATTTTTATTGAGCCAGGCTGAGATATTAATATTTAAAGCCGCATTCCCGGAATCGGTTATCTGCTGTATCCCGTCTCTGGCAATAAAAAAAGTGTTCAGTTTTAATCCCAGCTTTTGAAAGATACGGGAAAGTTCCTCTAAATCCCCACGGAAGGTCATATCCTCACTTGGAACCTGACCATAGAGATTGACCAGCTTCGGATTGGTCTCTGTTTTTCGAGCCAGTTTTTTTACCACTGCCAGAAGTGTATTCTGATAGCCATAATAAGTATCTCCTTTAAATCCTGCCACATCAACCGTAATAATAGGATAAGGACTGTCGTCGAACTCCCGCACTACCGCCTCTATGTCGTCTCCGTTGATCCCCATGCTGCAGCCGGTAAGGACAGCATAAAGCTCACCGTCCATTACCTCTAAGCTTCCGGCTATGGTTTCTCTAAGCCTCTCCGCCCCTCCGAATACTACTTCCTTTTCGTAAGCGTTGGAACTGGGCATCCCGTGATATCCTCCCAAATAATAAAGGTTTGTTTGAACCGCCGCCTGCATACTGCATCCAGGACTGGCATGTAAAATAGGAATTCCCTTATATAGATTTCCCACTACGTCTATGGCACCGTTTAAAGAACAAAGAATCCTTGGGCGCTCCGTGCACTTTTTCATCTGACCTATCCTCCATTTTTTTCATTTCCTGCTTTGAAGCATTTTTACGACTCATAACTTTTATTGTGCCGGAAAATCAAAGTATTTAAAGGCATCCTCGTTATACCAACTGTCCCTGAAAGGAGGATCAGAAAAATCCTTTAATTTTTCATTGAAATTATTATTGTCCAAAGCATCCTCGATCTTCCGCCCCAGATACAAAACACCCCGGTATCCGAACGTCGGTCGTTTTCCATCCAAAATATGGGTTGTGGGAATCCCAAGTCTGGACACCCAGTTGGCCATGCCGATAAATACGTCCGGTTTTAATTTTTTTATTAAATTGATTTGCTCATATGGCTGCATATCTGCTACATTAATGAGGAATTCACTTCCGTGGTATTCCTCCAGACGTTCAAAATCTTCCACATACGCTTTTTCATAATAGGGAGCATGGATACACAAAAGCTTCATTCCATATTCTCCCATTAAGGTGGCGGCAGCCAAGCCACGCCCGGTGCCCGCTGTTATACAGACCTTAAGACCCTTCGTCTTATTCCTGATATGGCCGATTTCTTCTTCTACCTCGCCCCGTTCTCTCTCTATAAATTCCTCTGCCTCTTTTTCTTTCCCTACCAGTTTGGCAATGGCTCTTAACCACCGGTCTGTGCTGTCCGAACCAATAGGCATACAAGTGACGGTATATGGAGTCCCATATTCCTTATGTAAGAAATCCATATACTCATCCCCAAAAATCTGACATACGGATATGTTATACTCTGCCGCTGGGATCCGCATGATGTCCTCATAAGTAGCATTGTAAGGCATAATATTGGCTTCCAGGCCAATGGCCCGAAACATACGCTTCATCTCTAACTGATCCGCCAGACTTAAAGAATGGGTTGCAAATAAATTAATTAGACCTTTCTCCTTTTGGGGCCTGGCGTTCTTGATGACAAAGTTTTGCAGGGCGCTTAAAGCCAGATCATATCCGGTCGCGTGGTTTCTGGATTTAAAGCCTTCACAATGAATGGGGGCAAAAATCACATCCGGATATTCTTCCTGTAATCGTTCTGAAACAGCATCGATATCATCGCCGATAATAGCGGAAGCACATGAAGATAAAATAAAAATCATTTTGGGATGGTGCCTTCTAATCGCTTCTCTTGCCGTTTCCTCTAAGCGGCCTTCACCGCCTAATATCACTTCCTTTTCTCCTAAAGCGGTGGATATGATCCTGCTGGTTTCCCCATTGGTATCACCCATATGATGTTTGTAAATATTGATTCTTTCGATGGCTGCCAGACTGCCACATGCGGAACAGCCATAGGGAGAATGTATAATCATAACCGAATCCTGAATACTGGCCAGCGCATTTACACTGTTTACCTGCACACATTGAATCCCCTGCTCAAATGTTCTGTGGGCATTTTTTAAACAATTATTCTTTACTCTGTCACGCATATGACCGGCACTTCCTACCTGTGCATCGGTAAACCCCTCCCGGGTATCACGGATCTTATCCCTGATGATTCTTTCCATTTTACCAGAACCTCTTTCCTGATTTTTAGATGTAATAAATACTGTCCTGCGTATTGATACGCGTTAAAAACTGTTTGGTTCTTTCATTTTTAGGCTTGCCGAAGATTTCCTTTGGTGTCCCCGTCTCTACTACCAATCCCTCATCCATAAAGATTACCTGACTGGCAACTTCCTGGGCAAACGACATTTCATGGGTTACCACGATCATGGTAATCCCTGTCTGGGCCACCTTTTTTATCAGTTCTAATGTCTCACCCACTAATTCCGGGTCTAGAGCCGAGGTTGGTTCATCAAATAAGATTACTTTCGGAGAGAGGGCTACTGCTCTGGCAATCCCCACTCGCTGCTGCTGTCCGCCAGATAAGTTGACAGGATAATAATCCATGCGGTCAGACAGGCCAACCCATTCAAGTGTTTCCACAGCGATCTTTTTTGCCTCTTCTTTTGTCTTTTTCTGAACTGTCACCAGCCCTTCCATGACGTTTTCCAAAGCAGTTTTATTCAGAAATAAACCATAATTTTGAAATACAAAGGCACATTTTCTTCGAATATTCAAAGCTTCTTTTTTGCTGCTTTTTTTCATATTCACGGTCAAATCATCGATCGTCAGTTTTCCTTCATCTGCTTTTTCCAAAAAATTGATACAGCGTAAAAGTGTGGTTTTTCCAGAGCCGCTGGGTCCAATGATAACCGTTACATCACCTTTATTTACCTGAATGGAAATTCCTTTTAAAATTTGGGAGTTTCCAAAGCTCTTTTTCACATTTTCCATTTCAATCATGATGTCACTCCCCTCTATTATAAAGCAATTCCCTTTTTATATTTGCTCATCTTCTGCTCAAACGTACGAAACAGTTTGGAAAAGACAAAGCTTAAAGTTTCATAAATCACCGCAATCAGAAAAAATGCTTCCAGAAATTGATAACTGGGACTGGCCAGGGTATAAGCCATACCCGTAATTTCCACCACGCCCGAATAATAAGCCAGCGTGGAGTTTTTGATAAGACCGATAAACAATCCTCCCATATTAGGCAAGGCAATAACAAATGCCTGTGGAAAGATGATGCGAAAGCAAGCCTGTAAGGTGGTCATTCCTATGCTTTTCGCCGACTCTAACTGGCCGTGGGGAATCGCAAGCAAGCTGGAACGAAAGGTTTCTGAGGCAAAAGCCGCCTCTGAAATGCTCATGGCTATAATAGGGTAAATGATGCTTTTATTTCCCGCCACAGAGGCTACGGAAAGTCCATGCTCGAAGCGATAATAGGCGATGAACGTAGGGATGGCATAATAAATAAAAAACATAATGATTACCAAGGGCACGCTTCTCATAAAAGACACATAAACAGCAAATAGCCGGGACAAGCCTTTTATTCTATTTATCCGGATTAATGCGATTACAATACCAAAGATCCAGCCAAAGAAGGCGGAGAAAACGGTGATAATTAGTGTATTTTTTACTGCAGGTAACATTGCAGGCAGCATTGATGCAATAAATTCAAAATTCATGAATCTCCTCCTCTTTAAATGATCTGTATTTTTTTACCTTTGGTATACACCCGTTCCGCCCATTTGGTGATCTGCTCTAATAGGACACTTACCACCCAGAATATGATGGATACTCCAAGATACAGCTCGGCACGGTTTAGCCCATATAAATTAGAACTGATGAGCTTTGCTCTGCCGAACACATCCACAGCTCCGATGGAAAAGGCCAGTGAAGTAGATTTAAAAATATAAATAATGTTATTCCCTAAGACCGGTATGGCAACTCCAAAGGCCTGAGGGAAAATAATTCGACGAAAGGCAGTTAAATTCCCCATTCCCACGCTATAAGCTGCCTCCCATTGATACTGATCAACCGACAGATAAGCAGAACGCATCATCTCTGCCATATTGGCCGCCGAAGTAAGAGACAGAGTTGCAATAATAAAAGAATCCTTGCTCCAGGATGCCCCATTGATTCCGATCTTTTTTAAATACAGGGGCATGACAAAATAAAAAATAAATATAAGTACCAGGATGGGCATCCCCCTCATAAAAGCGATATAACCCTTAGCCATGGCGTTTAATAATTTACTTTTTGCCAAAGCCATGCAGGCAAATACAAAGCCAATGAGCAGGGAAAAGAGCAGGGAAAACAAAACCAGCTTTACAGTGACCGGAAAAGCGGTCATCACCTTTACCATGAGCCCCGGTATTTTCATAAAGTTAAAATATTTATTCATTTTAACTACCATTCCTTTCGCCTTGGTTATCTGTTATATCGAATAGTTGGAATCCAGGGAAATGATCCTTGATAAGAATTGTCTGGTCCTTTCTTCTTTCGGATTTGAAAAAATCTCTTCCGGACTTCCCTCTTCCACAACAATCCCTTCATCCATAAAGATCACTTTATTGGCAACATCCTGGGCAAAGGACATTTCATGGGTCACCACGATCATCGTAATTCCTTTTCCCGCCACTTTCTTAATGATATCAAGGGTTTCTCCTACCAGCTCCGGATCCAGGGCAGACGTTGGTTCGTCAAACAGAATCACTTCCGGATTTAAGACAAAGGCTCTGGCAATGCCCACACGCTGCTGCTGCCCGCCGGAAAGATTGCAGGGATAACAATGATATTTCTCCCCCAGTCCCACCCAGTCAAGGGCCTCCTTCCCCCGTTTTATGGCTTCCTCCC from Lacrimispora sphenoides JCM 1415 encodes the following:
- a CDS encoding amino acid ABC transporter permease yields the protein MVVKMNKYFNFMKIPGLMVKVMTAFPVTVKLVLFSLLFSLLIGFVFACMALAKSKLLNAMAKGYIAFMRGMPILVLIFIFYFVMPLYLKKIGINGASWSKDSFIIATLSLTSAANMAEMMRSAYLSVDQYQWEAAYSVGMGNLTAFRRIIFPQAFGVAIPVLGNNIIYIFKSTSLAFSIGAVDVFGRAKLISSNLYGLNRAELYLGVSIIFWVVSVLLEQITKWAERVYTKGKKIQII
- a CDS encoding nitrogenase component 1, with amino-acid sequence MERIIRDKIRDTREGFTDAQVGSAGHMRDRVKNNCLKNAHRTFEQGIQCVQVNSVNALASIQDSVMIIHSPYGCSACGSLAAIERINIYKHHMGDTNGETSRIISTALGEKEVILGGEGRLEETAREAIRRHHPKMIFILSSCASAIIGDDIDAVSERLQEEYPDVIFAPIHCEGFKSRNHATGYDLALSALQNFVIKNARPQKEKGLINLFATHSLSLADQLEMKRMFRAIGLEANIMPYNATYEDIMRIPAAEYNISVCQIFGDEYMDFLHKEYGTPYTVTCMPIGSDSTDRWLRAIAKLVGKEKEAEEFIERERGEVEEEIGHIRNKTKGLKVCITAGTGRGLAAATLMGEYGMKLLCIHAPYYEKAYVEDFERLEEYHGSEFLINVADMQPYEQINLIKKLKPDVFIGMANWVSRLGIPTTHILDGKRPTFGYRGVLYLGRKIEDALDNNNFNEKLKDFSDPPFRDSWYNEDAFKYFDFPAQ
- a CDS encoding PTS sugar transporter subunit IIA gives rise to the protein MPAEIKNRGEAIDMGIRIILASHGLYAQEALNTAGLIIGDIAKYVDVISVTADKSYDQCLKELLDLYASYEDKGSGILILTDIYGGTPAKAATYLALTAPDILVYSGFSMPVLMELFIAQPETLEEAGSVIERAYEMGLVRINDKLIEEGEQDGDQMDSY
- a CDS encoding amino acid ABC transporter ATP-binding protein — translated: MIEVKNVKKAFGKQQVLKDVSVKVEDGQVVVVLGPSGSGKTTLLRCINFLENADSGQLSIGDTCVDLKKATKKQILEIRRKTAFVFQNYNLFANKTALENVIEGLVTARHIPREEAIKRGKEALDWVGLGEKYHCYPCNLSGGQQQRVGIARAFVLNPEVILFDEPTSALDPELVGETLDIIKKVAGKGITMIVVTHEMSFAQDVANKVIFMDEGIVVEEGSPEEIFSNPKEERTRQFLSRIISLDSNYSI
- a CDS encoding amino acid ABC transporter permease, which translates into the protein MNFEFIASMLPAMLPAVKNTLIITVFSAFFGWIFGIVIALIRINRIKGLSRLFAVYVSFMRSVPLVIIMFFIYYAIPTFIAYYRFEHGLSVASVAGNKSIIYPIIAMSISEAAFASETFRSSLLAIPHGQLESAKSIGMTTLQACFRIIFPQAFVIALPNMGGLFIGLIKNSTLAYYSGVVEITGMAYTLASPSYQFLEAFFLIAVIYETLSFVFSKLFRTFEQKMSKYKKGIAL
- a CDS encoding BglG family transcription antiterminator; the encoded protein is MLDCSFKEISVLNMLLENSYVENEKIMEMFDISQRTVQIEIASLNDKLKQYGRSNVRIRNKRGKGYFLEYFPEDKSWIDELKRSCYGYLNLSLNRLLGRKERVQHIIRRLVSSVNGIKAEELADLLNISLATLNKDMRTVRKYLLFYQIQIVSIPYHGMKVTGEELAIRSCLMDFCDIYNDSQQNIFLFHCLKEYGIAIEDIRKNIARLKSVLYETGYRVPDTGFQRLVLYLAVLPLRSGCGTMKPQDFPPQLEKLEEFSVGQRILGEGKELAEYYYMAVFLLSNRELFEDGAEESFMKTAPEGLETYQEVMKFLKDSIFLDLTHYKEVSDHLLLFFCKWRLRNRWGIVELEFPYSIKCRTNRMISSQALANYIYNELPGHRTDEIQDMMYYEMIILIYNLVYRIRNQYEPTNVILINEIGRAADSTIIRRLRLNADELNIHFHSHYLYETGGLDYSKYDYVFLPAGLKFKSDYLPIPIYYYDFFNKFSYDIWAKVISKKRKVGAILNYMGSPDMVGLDCGIEDLAETIADYFWREHIAPGYTKLGFYKLIHSAIYHTDYVAKEKKKYINIFTGTEPHQQYYIFCLKEEVLLNGAAIKEIHFILLDLRKGLVEVKNGDSELRHLIDG
- a CDS encoding PTS system mannose/fructose/sorbose family transporter subunit IID; the encoded protein is MSAGKDRAVGLDNPNTQAKGSYIKITRKDLNAVYWRLQIFGLGITVTSSNAQAIGFITALAPVLKKVYKDAGKAARVEAMQRHLAYFLSQNTATGMILGITAAIEETTEVDEKEAVVAVKAGMMGPLAGIGDSVFKITIQAIAGSIGAAYALQGNLIGPILMFLIYNGINIGVKYFGTIMGYEKGIEFVQSGEQAKVIQKIINISTMVGVIVLGALIGNYVKINVGTEIVINETIVNIQALLDGILPKLLPLLFTIGLYKLHSRMPRKYLILLIFGILIVGTLLAMAGILV
- a CDS encoding nitrogenase component 1 translates to MKKCTERPRILCSLNGAIDVVGNLYKGIPILHASPGCSMQAAVQTNLYYLGGYHGMPSSNAYEKEVVFGGAERLRETIAGSLEVMDGELYAVLTGCSMGINGDDIEAVVREFDDSPYPIITVDVAGFKGDTYYGYQNTLLAVVKKLARKTETNPKLVNLYGQVPSEDMTFRGDLEELSRIFQKLGLKLNTFFIARDGIQQITDSGNAALNINISAWLNKNLDAYYEKTFGIPTLNYPGMPIGPTAVADLIRQIAEQLNLEKALVDKVILEEQQYVYEYFDSLMGNFERHRYILVGESNFVLGISRFLTNDHGHIPLAVICTDSVPDKFQSEIEAHIKALVCDRKAEVYFENDVYLVEQIAEKYQGKATLLLGSTYEKNIAKKLDSFFVTVSAPCLDKEILNKSHIGIRGCISLMEDMYNHY
- a CDS encoding amino acid ABC transporter ATP-binding protein produces the protein MIEMENVKKSFGNSQILKGISIQVNKGDVTVIIGPSGSGKTTLLRCINFLEKADEGKLTIDDLTVNMKKSSKKEALNIRRKCAFVFQNYGLFLNKTALENVMEGLVTVQKKTKEEAKKIAVETLEWVGLSDRMDYYPVNLSGGQQQRVGIARAVALSPKVILFDEPTSALDPELVGETLELIKKVAQTGITMIVVTHEMSFAQEVASQVIFMDEGLVVETGTPKEIFGKPKNERTKQFLTRINTQDSIYYI
- a CDS encoding PTS mannose/fructose/sorbose/N-acetylgalactosamine transporter subunit IIC — its product is MAVWQALLIAVWAGYCSFDDQGPQMLRRPLLVGPIVGIILGDVKTGLIISATLELMWMGLGNMAGYKTPDMIIGTIVGTTISITSTGATAEGIAAGVAAATTVAVLSQQLLLIFDFVRQFFAVWADRLALTGEFDSILMVNYVAIAFQFLLRAVPTFLVVYFSAGVVDKILNVIPSNILKGLSTASGILPAVGLSILMTMMMKGFMWPFLIFGFVASTYLGLGILPVTLISLAFAMLYSVMMEIKDRQNETPVTVSGRGDDEDGGYDL
- a CDS encoding transporter substrate-binding domain-containing protein, whose amino-acid sequence is MKGKQSALIITVLAAALWLSGCSTGKLADTKTAAQTDVKNEAASEVKTEAEANTNAEPIVLRCGVKQAHLPFSYTDDKGNLIGLEEDVVTEAFNRIDGYEVEIVGFDASPALFAALQAGSIDFGSGQYVASAARKETYKFPAQYYALSPMYLAGRKEDNLQTLSDIAGETLEFASTSYEKEIIDTYNAANPGKEINIVDTSGDTTAADNLQQIATNQRNVLLIYKSSYDTVQKDLNLENLTLSDEPVIVEDVYQVFNQSVPDEFIDKFDEALKSMFADGTLGKIAEKWTGENTIDQYKDLVIPVE